From Sander vitreus isolate 19-12246 chromosome 5, sanVit1, whole genome shotgun sequence:
AAATCAGAAGAAACATTTTTCTGCTTAACAAaattatatttagttttttttaacattttctagTCTTAGTTTTTTGACTGTGGATTACTGGATGTTTTTACATCTTCGAAAAAATCTGTCTTTGGTTGAATTGGCCATCATATGCAACTTGTGATGAAGGGACACAAGCAGACGGAGCTTCGTGTCTAAGGGGCCgcaagccaaaaaggttgggaaccactgctataAACGATAGTTAGAACCAAGGACGGATTATTAGGTGTGCAACATATTGCACATATTTATCTGAAACACACTGAAGGTGTAAGATTACTCTGATGTTGTGTCTTCAACAGAGAACCAGCATTAGTGGAGGCCATCAATTTCACAGTGTTCATCAGGAACTCTATCCACTTCCCCAGATTTAAAGTGTTGAGGTAgagtacccacacacacacacacacacacacacacacacacacacacacacacacacacacacacacacacacacacacacacacacacacactgaagccaAAGTATGGGCTTTAGAAGAGCTACTGAAACTTCTGTTCTTGCCTTTGGCAGGGGAAATATCAAAGATGCTTCAAACAAACGGGACATGCAGAAATACCTCAGTAAGTGTCATTATAATGAGGAGAAAGAGGCCTACTGTCCAAACTTCCGTTTGGGCTACATCGCAGATCAAGCCAGGGAGAATTTCGGTGAGCTCTGCAAGACTGTGAGTGAAAGATGTCTTCCTTTAACCATACATATCTTATTTTGAACAACACATACTGTCTCTATGATATTTTAAGGATGGATGTGTTAAAAATGACATACTTTGTGATAGGGAGGAGTGATAGGGGTTTTCATTAACTGGAAGTGTAACCTGGACCTGGATCCTTCCCATTGTAAACCTACATATTCCTTCCGTCGCCTTGATCTCCGAAAGGACCAGGCCAGCTCTGGTTACTATTACAGGTGAGCTCCAACACTGACTATTTTGTTCAGCATTTGAAACTGCTTTTGTCACTTTAGCTTGTGGTAAATTTCTCAGCCTTAACCCTTGTAATTTCTGTGTAATTTTCCAGGTTTGCCAAATATTACAGTAAGGGTGGGGTAGAGTCTCGGACGCTCATCAAGGCCTACGGCATCCGTCTAGATGTCATAGTTCACGGACATGTAAGTGGATACTCCATCATCATCACTACGATTTCAACCTACTGTGGATGTCATTATATTATTCGcatgtcatttctttttcaggCTGGTAAATTCAGTCCCATCCCAACCATCATCAGCACGGTGACTGCAATGACTTCAGTTGGGATTGTGAGTAATTgctacattcattttttttcttgagaCTTTGAATTGAACGCTGTGGCTCTTTACACCACAaagtgttttttccttttcatgtcACCCCTCTAGTGTACTATTATCTGTGACTGGATCATGCTGACGTTTATTGACAAGAATGAAGTCTACAGTGAGAGAAAGTTTGATGAGGTGAGTAAAAGGCATCATATATTCAACCTCAACTCATATAAATACCTCTAAGTCAAGGTCTATAAAGTAGACAATGCTGCATTTTTTAAGACCAAAACTAACagctatataatataatgttttttttttattattattaattgcaTAGTTACCAACTTGGTGGTCACTATGCTAGTTactaaacacattttgtttcactaAGGAACATCATTTTACCAAACTGTCAATAAATTCTAAATTAGTTCTTGAGTGATAATGCAGAGACACCAGGACTCTCAAGAAAGATTCACCATATTTTGAGAAGCCTACTGTATGCGTCTTTTTCACAGAAATAAATGGTAAAAtcaatgatggctgaattccatttagctgcagCAGTTTCAGGTCCCTGGTAGAGTGCAATCTGGCTCACTAAGTGAAGGATATCTGTTGTTCACAGATTATCAAAGAGCCCAAGGTGCCCATTCCCACGGAGCTCAGCTACATCAGCAGCTACGGCTCAAACCATTCAGACCTGTCAGACGGTGTACCACTGTAAAGTGGTCACAGTTGCCTCAGTCCTCGCTGGATAAAGGTGTGGAGTCCTCCATCAGCTGACTGAGTGGATCCTCAGGTGTCTGCAACAGCTCAGTTATGGGCTGCCAGCAGTTGCTATGCTGTTGTTAGTGGAAATAAACTGACAGAGAACCAGTGACAGAGGACATCACCTGAAGGACAGCTGGTTGCCTCAGAGTCTCAGCCTGTGCAGTGGATTCAGCTCATATATCATCTCAAACCTTGATGTACCCCAACTGTGCGACAATTGTTTCTCTTTCACGTGACATGTCTTGCAGCAAAACCACTGTGTAACACCATGTGTTTATTTTCTaagaatgaaaagaaacaaaaccctttcatagcaaaaaaaaaaaaacacagtaatgAGAAACATTACAAACTACGCCCATTTCTATCAATGTATTACAGACATTCAGTTCAATAAATGTCTTCTATCAACTCAGGCTTTTCACTGAACAGTAGCCTATTTCATGAAACATTGacatctgctcttaaaaatcTGCAGTATTAGATATAAAACTGCACGTTTGGAGAATCtaaatatttcatatatatacgtatatatacatagtatatatacagtatatgatttcATTTGTCTTTCAACCTGATGTGTTCAGCATGATAGATACAGGAGGAGACGGCCAAGAGACATACAAGGAGAGCAATGAGCAGTAATCAAATACCACCGACATTTCCCATAAAATGGTTTCTCTAACAAGATTGCGGGGAAGTGTGAATCCACTGGGACGCTTGAGAGCAATACAAATGTCAGCGGTGAGAAATGACTCAAGAATAAAGTCTAATGGATTGATATCTACCGTGGTGGTTGGAGGAGCACAGGTCAGTTTAGAAATTGTGTTTATGACATGTAAAGAGCTGAACATCCATAGAATGTTATATCTTAAAGCATAGTGGTtatgtttcaaatgttttttattgtgaatCATCATTTTCAAACATAGCAAAACAAGGTTTTGCCATGCTTCTTTTCCATATAACATTATGTCAAAAAGACAGGAAGAGCACAATTCGAAGAAAATGATATACGTActatatatgtatttaaaacattaataccattttttaaatataaaaagggTAGCGGGTATGTTAATCCATTCCGCTACTAAGCTAAATAACTTTAGTCACAAGCCCTCTAAGTGCTCCTTAATCTATCAACCTACATGTACAGCATGTGTCAGTGAGAAGCTCTAAAGAGTCAATCTACTTGTGTCTCAGGTTAAGAGTCTGAAATGTGATTACTTGTCTGGGAGATGCCAATCAGCAGGCAAAGTGAGGCATCTGTGGGGGAATGAGGTTAAAGTGATGGATGTGCATGGGTTAAGGTCATTTTGATCCAGACCAGCTCACAGTAATCACTAAATGATTTTCACACATTCAATAATAGTAAAAACTGAATTGACAATTAGCCAGAAACTCCTGATCTTTTCATATTGTCATTGTGAAAACGGCTCAGCCTGAATTAAAAGACAGATGGAGACTTTAAGGTTCAGATTTGCCCGATAGTTCATcaaacataaaaatacacaaaaacggAGAACCAAAATTATCTTCACAATTGCCACACCAATGAAAACCTTGACTTGCAACTTGCAATAAAGCAGCATCAGACATGTCTTACGCGTTTCACTGCGAGTTGACAGAATAAATGGGGGTGAAGTCGGAGTAGTTACAAAGCATAACAGACACATCAGCCGCCAAGTGAGGAGGAAGCTCAgatgatgatgtgactgctgattAATGAAACTATGTGCTGATTAAAGGGCCCCAGAGTAGCATTCAGGATGTTTATGCTTTTTCCTGAGGCAGAACTTCAGTCCATTTCTACAGCACTAATTACAAAAACTAAGCAGTAAAAAACATTCAGGCTTACTGTACActttgaaaaatatttattaacagTAAAAAAATTAATTCACAAACATAATTATATTATGACATAATCAAGACTTCAGACATATCTACAGTCCACATATTCTCTTCCAACCTGCCTCACCAGTGTCCTTATCACAAACCATCAAACAGCATAGAAACAGACATTATCAAGGCAGATGAACAAGGGCAGAAACGTTTTAGAATCGAGTGTTTTCCCAGATTGAGAAGTAGTTGCCACAGATGCAGCTGGAGGAAGGTTGGATCTCTGTGGCGGATGAGACGTTCAGTGAGCATTCTGGCTGATCTGTGGGCTCATGACAAGCAACCAGTCAAGGGTCTCGTCCAGGAAGCTCATTTTGTAGTGGGACGCTACGTTCCGAAACACTGTGATCTGCTCAGAGAAGCTCTTAAAATgataaaagtagaaaaaacaaCTTTGAGAACAAAGTCAAATGGGAACAATCGTTAAGCTTTCATCACTaaattggacaatgtaatgtaattgagAGTAGAAACCTTGGCTGGGAAAGTGAGGTCAAAGTCTCCGGCACATTTGCAGTACAGGGGCATGTTTGCTTCCTTCACTCCTTTACATTTTGTACACACCTAAAATCACAGAGTTTTTCAGCAGTGAGGCAGCTTTAGGAAAATTATCAGGTGTTGTATAACAGATGCAGACCAGAAATGACGTTCTTCACTATTAACATTTTATAGGTTCATTTGTTGAGACTATGAAACCTTTGTAATAGAGATCCACAGAAGAGATTTCCTCTTTCAATATTTTGTCACAActgttctttcttctttttaagaTCTTTCGGCATTTGCCATTTATGATAGGGACAGCAGAAATACAGACACTAAACATGGGGGGAGAGATGGTGATGACTAGGGATGGGGATCGGTCATTTTTTATTGATATCGATACCATTTTTGAGACTGCTTAACGATTCAAGTCTTTATCAATACCATTACCGTTACTTTTCTAATATTTGGTGGAAAGATGAGATGACAAATTCTTAATCTTAACAGAActattattgcttttattgcaAAAACTGTCTGTGACGGTTTGatttcttctgtctctgtttttgtcttaaCGAGCTTATTAAGCGGCCCACAGAGCGGTGCTCTCGGTAGCCAGTCCGACTATGTTTTGAATGATTTGCGGTGGGGAGGCTAGTCTTTACTCACACACTGCTCGCAAATCATTTTTCCGGTTTGCGCACGtacaatatatactgtatttttagaCATAACATAATATGCTCGGACCTTATTGATTTTCGGGTTTTGAGAAATTTGGAACAGGGTCCTTAATAGAACCGGGTCTCGAGACCCATCCCTAGTGATGACATACAACAAAAAGGTAAACATAACAGTTTATGATCTATGTATTAACCACTAGGACAACTGACACCCCAAAACTGTTATTTTGTTAGGATGTTTCATCTGTTGTTTACTCACCAGGTCCTGCAGAGTGTAGCTCATCAGTTTCTTCTTCAGAGCCTCCACCAGAGCCATCTCAATAGACTCAGTCTCATACTGCGCCTGGCAGTTGGAGCAGAACCACTGAGGCAAAACCGATCCATCCTGATGAGAGGAAAACACAGTTTATCTAACTGTAATTAGGAGTAATAACAGCATTAAATATTATGCCTATCAGTGCTCCTCCTCTCACTTGTGCCACAGATGGGTCCCTGCAGAGGTCGAGGTCACGACAGAAATTGCAGTGGTGGCAGATGACCTCTGGCAGGATGTAGGAGTTACACGGGTCACAGAACTGGGCTTCCCCGGAAAACTCTCCCACGTCCACCAGACGCAGGAGGTCTCTCTTCAGCTTGTTCACCTGGTTCACTATGTTGGCATCCAGTGAAAGGACCTGGACACACAAAAGATGGAATTGCCGTGTGGTGAGAGAAAAAATCATGACAACGTGCAACACATGAAAAGAGCTTTGTAAGTTGGTGTACTTATTAATATACCTGGCAGACATATTTGATAAACTCCAGTGCTGGGTTGTTGAGTGGCAGGTGGGATCCAGGAAGGACGGGGAACATCTCTGAGGGCTGGTTGACACTCCTGGTACCCGTCACTTTCTTCTGGATTTTTTGAGTGATGGTGAAAAAGTTCTGTGTCAACTCACTAGACACATATTCCTGAGAGAAGGAGATCATTCCTGTGGGGaagagtttaaataaaaaaaaaaaaaaaccttcacaTCTGACAGTAAATCTAAATACAATTAATAGTTCCCCTTTATAGGTTTAAGTGTAACAGACACTAGTCTGCGGTGACTCTAATGAGTGTAATGTGAAGTTTCTAAAAGAATACAAGGCACCTCTTAAGTAACTAAAGCCGCTTCCTAAACAGCATCTTACCAGGAAGAGCACTCAAATCCCCCACGGCCTGCTGGGAAGCCTGGCTGCCTCCACGTCTCTTGACTGGTGTTGCTCCAGGTGCGTTGCGTCTCAGCTCCTCTTTCATGCTGTGGTAGACGGCTGCAATGTAGGCTGGCATGGAAAGTTTGTGTAAGACTTGGTAGAAAGAAAAACCAAAGCTATTGTGTATAGATGTATCTTTACCGGAGACAATCATGAGGAAGTATTTCTGACAGGAGGCAGTTTGGGGCAGATACTGCATGATGTTCCAGTTGCTCTCAATCAGCTCCTCCACCTCGTCTGTCTCTCCATCACCTTCATCGTCCTCCACAACGGCTTCATCCTCGTCTTCATCATCACTGCCTTCCTCATCTCCCTCCCCTTGgctctttttcttctgtttggCTCCTTCCTAAAAAGGGCCATAGAGAAGGCATGAGTACTGTGTTCTGCTACTTTAATCAATGCAAATATATTGTGAGGCAGACATTGCAGAGGATTACCTCGCCGTACATGATGCTGGAGGGCAGTTTGCCCTTCACGCCGCCGTAGTTGGCCGGGTCCATCCACAGCAGGAACTCCCAGCATCGGGAGAAAGAGATGGACAAAGAGTGGAAGATTTCTCTGGAGTGGATGCTACAGGAGAAACAGTTAGGAAGGTGATTTTCATGACAATTGTACTTtcaaaagacataaaaaaagtAGGAAGATGTTCAGAAATGATCATTAGCAATATTGACCAATCAGTTAAAACCACTGAATAATTAACAAAAGTCCATtagatattttgtttcatgttaCACTATTGATTTATTGACAAACTGGCCTAACTTCACTATTATTAACCTTTTTCCTCCATTAGTCTAATGGGTGGTTCTTCTCTTTTAAGATGGCTTTATAGGATTCATTTTCCATAATGGAGACCGCAGCAGTAGTGTTTTGGCTTTTACTTCAGACTACTGAAGACAAAACCATAtaaatattatttctatctatctatctatcatcatTTTCTTAATACATGTATTTGTCTTTATGTATGGTTGTAGTTATGAATTTGGTTTTCCAtcattttgtattcattaatGATCATATTTATGAATAAAATCAAATTGCATAAATCAAGTGACAACATTCCTTTACAATGCAAAGATGTATAAACACTCTTCAAACCTGCAGAGGGTAAATGTCTGACCTTTTGGTGATGTATTCTACATAGCCTATGGCATCATCTATCCTCCTTTTCTTTGTGCACAACATGATCCTGTTGAAGTTTCCATACACCACAGTCGAGCCCAGGCGTTTGAACTCTGAAACCAACCTGACAGCAGGATGAGAGAATGATGAAAGAAGACCCTAAATGCTCTCTGATATCAACAGGTGCCTGATACATTACACACaaatttaattttattattacaaaataaagcttTTAAAGGCTAAATATACAATAGATGTTTTTAACAGTAAAGCGGACGATGTGGCACTCACTGTAGAAACACCTTCTTCATCATGTTGTGCAGGGTGCGGTGCAGAGCGGGGTCATAGAGCAGAGAGCTGGGGGAGCGCAGCCAGCGGTAGAAGTGCATCACCTGGTTGTCTGCATACACGTTGTGATACTGGGTGATCTCTCTGACCCATCCAACCACCATGCTCTTCAAGATCCTGCTCATACAACACAGAGCAGACACAAAGGtgagcaaaacacaaaaaactaaacatgacATGCTTTCTTGTCACACCTGTATTGTTAGACCATATGCATGTGGGTTTAAATAGCCATGTGCTACAGATGTTCATACCTAAAGGTGTTGGAGCAGAGAGCAGTCTCATCATAGCTAGCGAGAGCGCTGGCTCCCTGGTTCCCTGACATCATGTCCTCCAATGAGGCCTGCTGGATCACATCAAAACTGACACCCAGACTAGCTCCGCCCTCCATGTCATTGACATGCTGTGATTGGAGGATGGTGTTCACCGCCAGGCTCTGCAGGTCCAACTCcacacacactgaaagaaacagaaacaggatTGTTCGTAAATACAGAGAAAGACGCTTCAAAAAGTGTAGAGTTGCTGTGTGATGAGTCTTCTTGGAATCAGATTAAGTGTGCGAATACCTGTGGAATAGCATCCTTGAGCATTGATCTCCACAGAGCCCCTGTCATCACTTTCCATAACCAGACGACTGTCATCAGCCTCTTTTCCTCCGAGGTCGGGCCTGGCTGTGGGTGAGAGCCACAGCAGGTGGTTGTGTTTCCGTAGATGTCTTGCCAGGAACAAGTCTGAGCCAAAGATGGACACATCCTGAGGCAAGTTCCCCACAGGTAAATGGAAATACCTGAGTGAGAGATATTTCATTCAAGTTTTAAAGGTTCAAAATGTTTcaagaaatgtttgtttatggAAACAAAATCTGAACTCTGTCAACAAAAATTCCAAACTGAAAATAGACTTTATTAGAGACTACAGCAACCAAGTGAGCATGCCAGTGGGGAACAGTGTGTAGTTCGTACCTGGCCATGTCGAAAGCCTGTGACAGGCAGCTGTCTAGGTTGAGGTAGTGGCGGATCATGCGCCGGGCACCGTGGCGTTGCCAGTCCAGCACGTTATAGCTGATCTCATCAACCACATGTACTGGAACGACTGGAAACTCCTCAAGCACCGGCATCCCTGCTGCCAAACGCCGCAAATCCCAGTTTGACTGCACCGCGATGAGGGTGGGCCCACGGCGCTCCTCCTgtaaacaccaacacaaagcagacacttaaacataaataatgtatgtgtaATATGTGTATGTAATCATTCAAAGTTAATTAGGTATCTAAATAGCTCCATTGTGTTTTACCTTGTAGTTTAGCAGTATCCGTTGCAGAGCACGGTTAATAGCCTTTGCGTCGTTTTCAGCTCGGACCTCAAAGTTATGTTTCTCTGGAGGCAGGAGCTCCTCAGTTGTCTTCTCCAGGAGAGCAGTGCGTTCAACTGTGTAGAGGTTAGTCAGGTTGGGCATCTGGTTGCTTCTGACCTTTGGAGATACAATAAAGACGGACCTTAAGGGCTGTTCTCTGTCAGTTGGGAAGGGATGCATTGGCGTTGATATCACCATTACTTAGAAATAAGGAGATATATAATTCTTACTGTATCCAGGACAAATATGCTGGCTTTGCGCTGAGAGGGGATGAAGAGGCCAAACAGAGCTTTGTGACCCTGACTGTGATGATACAGGTATATGTGGCGAACACTCcctgagaagagagagaaaaaataatgctGTGATATCAGCGCAAATATTAGTTTGGAGGGAAAGGTAATAGTAGGCAAAAAGAATCCCTAAAGGATCATTTTGCAGTCTTACCAGGTTCCAGGTAGCTGAACTGGGCCAGAGACCTCATCTCCAGATGCTCTAGGTCAAAAGTGTCAGCCTCCCTGCCAGCCAGATCCCTCACAACATGTTTATtgaccatgcacacacacccgaGCTGCACCAGTGCACGAAACAGCAACGGAACCTGAAAGAGATCGTGTTAATGctgcatttctgtttacaatgaCAAACAAATTGGACTCACAgatacactgtacacacacaaagcGTATCATGAGTGAGGTTATAAAAACACTGGAGGTGTATATATGATACCTGTGTTTCATAGACTCCTTCAATGTCTGGGGCAGACAAGTCAGCGTTGATCTCATTGATGTGCTCCTGGTACATGTCCTCTGGTACACAGTACTCATAAAGGTAGTACACTATGTTAGAGCGAGGCAGCATGCGGTTCACCtgaagcccaaaaaaaaaaaaagattatttagtCAACTTATACCACACATTTATAATTACTGCAATGCATTTTTTAACGGCATTTTCTTATTGCGTGCCTTTTTGTATGTGGCTCCCTCCTCCTGTTTTGGGACTTTTTGATTGACATAGAAGACACGTGGGATGTTGAGCTTCATGCAATGGAGGTCATGTCCAATCACAGCCCACAACTTGTACAGACCAGGGTGACTAGTCTCTGCAATCTGAGAAGCAGGGAACAGGACATCACATGAGAGAACATGATAAATGATTTGcttgatttttttaaactgacttgAGGATGATAATGGAGTGGCTTTGCCTCACCTGTACAATTTGCCATGGCATGTCCAGGATGCTGCGTGCTGTTCTGCGGAGGAAACTTCCCAGGCCGGTGGTGGGTCCGCCTCGGATCACTCCTCCCCCTACGGGTTGAGCTTCACCATCAAgcagcctcctcttcttctttctctccttcctctgccTCAGCTGCAGCTCCCATTTCTTCTTATGGTAACGCAGCCACACTAGACGCTCCTCCTGCAAACAGGcacaattgttttgtttttttaagttttgtaatATCCCAGAATAAGGGAACAAATGTGAAATCGTAAATTCAGAAGGCATtagaaatgaacaaaaaaaaagaaaaagattaggAATCACTGACAGAACAGGCAACACTTTGTGCCTGTTGCTGCTAGCTTACCCGTGTCTTTCCCATAGGTGGGGGTGACCCCAGGATCTCTCTCCAGGACTGAGTGAGCTCAACATCCTGAGACTCCACCTGGCTGTCCTCTCCCTGAGAAGCCCGCTTCCGCTTAGTGCTGATGAGTATGGCTGGCTGCAGAGGTCTGGCTGGCATCCCAAAGTCCTCTATGTCTGCGGCTTGGCCTGCTACAAGAGGCTGATGGGCCACctgaaaaaggaggaggaggaggccatttagaaaagtaaaaaaaagtgcataaTGGGGCTGCAGGGTGGGCTAGTAGTTGGAGACACTGTCCTTTAACCAAAGGAAACTCAGCTTGGTAAACATCTGGTATCCCAAGAGTTTCTGACTAAAGCAGTGAATCTCTACAAACCCACGATGAAGAGGACCGTGCTGACAGTCTGACAGAACGTTTTGCTGTGAAATAAACAAACCTGTCTCTTGCCCTCACTGGTGAACAGCTCACTGATTTTCTTTTGCTTGTAGATATCATTTTTCTCCAAGAGTTTCTTGTGAAGCCAGTCAGGGTGCCTCACTCTGGGTACCGGATTCTTCACCTGATGATGAACAGAAACAATTAAAAATTTAATCTGTACATAAGCCTAGGATAGACTGAgagactagggctgggcaataataTGATAATTTATTATCTTTCATTGGGAATCATATCGTGATGAAATCATATATCGAGATATCGTGATATACAATTACGTTGTCTAAATTGATAAAAACATGCACATACTAACTCCATTTTCTCAGAAAATCTATTGTGAAACATTATGAGggaatatcatttgaagaattGCAGGTTTGTTTTAATATCACACTACTTGtgcatacatgtaaacacagtcAGTGTATAACTGgacatttttgtttagttttttttctctctacaaTTTCACTTGAAACAGtttaccacattattgatgattatttttctaaaatctcattgttaaaaaatattttgtgaaagcaccaattgtcaaccctccAATATtgtcgcaatatcgatatcgatgtatttggtcaggAATATCgagatatctgattttctccatatcgcccagccctatgagAGACCAATGAAAGGTGTTTAATTTGTACCTGTTGAAGAGCTGCAGGAATTGTGATGATTTTCTGAATGGCACTACCCAACCTTTCTATGTAATAACTCCAATCAAGGATCTGAAAAGGacacaaatgaaaatgtttatgtCAGAGGGAGCGCACAAGCAAATTCACACAGACAACCAAAAGCTTGTGTCTTAAGCGCATACAATCTTAAAAACTCACAGAGCGGATGTCCAAGTCATGCAGGCTGGGCATCTTCAACCACTTACGAAGGAAATGTTTCTTCACACTGGGCTCTGCCTGGAAGATGGCCAGAGGAATGGCTCtgatggagagagacacacacaaatcaatCAGTGTCAAACTCAATGCTTTTATTTCAGTGCTTGTTCTCCACAAACATTTAACATTGGGAAGGCAACTCTGACATCAATTTATTTTATCCCAACATCAGAAATTCTATTATCATGGTGGTATTTTCATGgcgagttgttttttttgtttttttatacttgttttggcattttgtgTCCTTATTAGACAACTGGAAAAATATTGTGTAGCTGTAGATGGAAAAAGTGGGGTGACggaaatgacatgcaacaaaggtccttGTCCAGTATCGAACCGAGGACATTGCAGTTACAACAGGATCACCAGACGCCCCAAagtctgtgttttatttgtagCGACCTGAACAGTAGTACTGTCTGACACAGCATCCCCAATTCCAACAGCTTAAAAGgtgtggggaggagggggttTCCGACGCTGTTTGACCATCGGACAACCACCGTACTGATGCCCTGATGGAATAACCCTTTCTGCAATAGAATTGATCTTGTACAGCCAGGTAGACTGAGGAAATGGTATCTTCCTTCCTTGTCACATCATCACTGTCATGTCTTACTGGGACACGTAGAGGAAAAtggagccatcattaatgttattagtaacacctgtgcttttccttttatgacaagtcaaatgtctgctgtgaaaaagacacacagagcccAAAAACAGCCACTCACACCTGTCGTCTGTCTCGCCTTGAATCTGCTCAGACCACTTGGCTTCGATATGAAAGGGTGAACATAGGTTTATTATCTATACTATTACTATATAATACTAAATATTACACTGACAGCATTAGTATAACCTTaatcttttttaaaatatacatatatagaatatatatatatagacacacacacataatgtttAAGAATGTCTACTGTACGGTTTGAGTTATAAAAGCTTATTTTCGGAGCCACCTTTCTGTGACAGGTGAACC
This genomic window contains:
- the p2rx2 gene encoding P2X purinoceptor 2, encoding MCEIFHKFIMGLRDFIKEYFLGFWDYETPKVMVVKNTTLGVIYRSVQFLVITYFIWYVFISQKAYQESETRPESSVYTLMKGTAVHGDDILDTVEYARPSEGGGVISTILRREVTYDQRQGTCAEYFNVANANCTRDSDCVQGEVNFDGHGRRTGRCVQYYNHTFKTCEVQTWCPIEEYAVVREPALVEAINFTVFIRNSIHFPRFKVLRGNIKDASNKRDMQKYLSKCHYNEEKEAYCPNFRLGYIADQARENFGELCKTGGVIGVFINWKCNLDLDPSHCKPTYSFRRLDLRKDQASSGYYYRFAKYYSKGGVESRTLIKAYGIRLDVIVHGHAGKFSPIPTIISTVTAMTSVGICTIICDWIMLTFIDKNEVYSERKFDEIIKEPKVPIPTELSYISSYGSNHSDLSDGVPL
- the pole gene encoding DNA polymerase epsilon catalytic subunit A, whose product is MVLQNSGRYKAERGQGAGDQENQDDGSSMSALKRLERSQFTDEMDARFGFDRMKEPGEKTGWLINMHPTEILDDDKRMISAVDYYFIQEDGSRFKVALPFKPYFYIATKKNCEREVISYMSRKFQGKVAKLEVIPKEDLDLPNHLVGLKRSYIKLSFSTVDELIKVKREISPAVRKNREREQSNDAYTSMLSSALSGGNVTSAEEDGMSKNISDQLDNILDMREYDVPYHVRLSIDLKIHVAHWYNVRYRGSAYLPEIVRRDDLVERPDPVVLAFDIETTKLPLKFPDAESDQIMMISYMIDGQGFLITNREIVSENIEDFEFTPKPEYEGPFTVFNEDDEAALIQRWFDHVQETKPNIFVTYNGDFFDWPFVETRAALHGLNMHREIGFQKDNQGEYKSSQAIHMDCLRWVKRDSYLPVGSHNLKAAAKAKLGYDPVELDPEEMCRMATEEPQTLATYSVSDAVATYYLYMKYVHPFIFALCTIIPMEPDEVLRKGSGTLCEALLMVQAFHANIVFPNKQEQVFNKLTDDGHVMDSETYVGGHVEALESGVFRSDIPCRFKMNPAAFDFLLQRVEKTMRHAIEEEEKIPLEQVTNFNEVCEEIKKKLTSLKEVPNRIECPLIYHLDVGAMYPNIILTNRLQPSAMVDEATCAACDFNKPGATCQRRMAWQWRGQIMPASRSEFHRIQQQLESEKFPPFFPNGPPRAFHNLNREEQAKHEKKRLADYCKRAYKKTHVTRLEERVTTICQRENSFYVDTVRAFRDRRYEFKGLHKVWKKKLSAAQESGDAAEIKRCINMEILYDSLQLAHKCILNSFYGYVMRKGARWYSMEMAGIVCYTGANIITQARELIEQIGRPLELDTDGIWCVLPNTFPENFVVKTSNEKKPKVTISYPGAMLNIMVKEGFTNDQYHELVEPASVTYNVRSENSIFFEVDGPYLAMILPASKEEGKKLKKRYAVFNEDGSLAELKGFEIKRRGELQLIKIFQSSVFEAFLKGTSLEEVYASVAKVADYWLDVLYSKAANMPDTELFELISENRSMSRRLEDYGEQKSTSISTAKRLAEFLGDQMVKDAGLSCRYVISRKPEGSPVTERAIPLAIFQAEPSVKKHFLRKWLKMPSLHDLDIRSILDWSYYIERLGSAIQKIITIPAALQQVKNPVPRVRHPDWLHKKLLEKNDIYKQKKISELFTSEGKRQVAHQPLVAGQAADIEDFGMPARPLQPAILISTKRKRASQGEDSQVESQDVELTQSWREILGSPPPMGKTREERLVWLRYHKKKWELQLRQRKERKKKRRLLDGEAQPVGGGVIRGGPTTGLGSFLRRTARSILDMPWQIVQIAETSHPGLYKLWAVIGHDLHCMKLNIPRVFYVNQKVPKQEEGATYKKVNRMLPRSNIVYYLYEYCVPEDMYQEHINEINADLSAPDIEGVYETQVPLLFRALVQLGCVCMVNKHVVRDLAGREADTFDLEHLEMRSLAQFSYLEPGSVRHIYLYHHSQGHKALFGLFIPSQRKASIFVLDTVRSNQMPNLTNLYTVERTALLEKTTEELLPPEKHNFEVRAENDAKAINRALQRILLNYKEERRGPTLIAVQSNWDLRRLAAGMPVLEEFPVVPVHVVDEISYNVLDWQRHGARRMIRHYLNLDSCLSQAFDMARYFHLPVGNLPQDVSIFGSDLFLARHLRKHNHLLWLSPTARPDLGGKEADDSRLVMESDDRGSVEINAQGCYSTVCVELDLQSLAVNTILQSQHVNDMEGGASLGVSFDVIQQASLEDMMSGNQGASALASYDETALCSNTFRILKSMVVGWVREITQYHNVYADNQVMHFYRWLRSPSSLLYDPALHRTLHNMMKKVFLQLVSEFKRLGSTVVYGNFNRIMLCTKKRRIDDAIGYVEYITKSIHSREIFHSLSISFSRCWEFLLWMDPANYGGVKGKLPSSIMYGEEGAKQKKKSQGEGDEEGSDDEDEDEAVVEDDEGDGETDEVEELIESNWNIMQYLPQTASCQKYFLMIVSAYIAAVYHSMKEELRRNAPGATPVKRRGGSQASQQAVGDLSALPGMISFSQEYVSSELTQNFFTITQKIQKKVTGTRSVNQPSEMFPVLPGSHLPLNNPALEFIKYVCQVLSLDANIVNQVNKLKRDLLRLVDVGEFSGEAQFCDPCNSYILPEVICHHCNFCRDLDLCRDPSVAQDGSVLPQWFCSNCQAQYETESIEMALVEALKKKLMSYTLQDLVCTKCKGVKEANMPLYCKCAGDFDLTFPAKSFSEQITVFRNVASHYKMSFLDETLDWLLVMSPQISQNAH